The genomic region CTTCGACATCATCGACTGCGGCACCGAACCCAGCACGCGGCTCTCCTCGTCGAGTGCGGCGAGCGGCCGCGCGTCGTTGGTGAGATCGCGCACGATGCACATCGCGACGCGGTGGCCCGCCGAGATCGCATCGACGACCCGGCTCGGACCGGTCACGACGTCTCCGGCGGCGTACACGCCCGAGAGGTTCGTCGCGCAGCTCTCGGCGTCGGCGATGATGCCACCGCGCGGCGAGAGCTCGACGCCGATATCGCGGACGTCGGCGAACTGGCCGGTGGCGAAGATCACCGTGTCGGCATCGAATCGCTTGATGTCGGCGTCGTCGAAGACCGGGCTGAAGCGCTTCTCGGCATCGAACACCGAGACGCATCGCTTCACATCCAGACCGCAGACGCCGTCCTCGTGCAAGGCGACCTCGACAGGACCCCACGAGCAGTGCAGCGAGATGCCTTCCTGGCGCGCCTCGTGCACCTCCTCCTCGGAAGCGGGCATCTCGGCCTCGCTCTCGAGGCAGCTCACGTCGACGTGCTTGGCCCCGAGCCGCCGAGCGGTGCGCGCGACGTCCATCGCGACGTTGCCGCCGCCCACCACGACCACGCGCTCGCCGATCTCGGGCTTCTCGCCGTTGGCGGCCGCCTCCAGAAACGGCAGCGCCGAGAGCACGCGTGGCTGATCTGCGCCGGGGATCGGCAGCGGGCGGCTACCCTGAAGCCCCGCCGACAGGACCACGGCGGTGTGCTTGGCGCGCAGTTCGTCGAGCGTGATGTCGGTCCCGACTTTGACGCCGGTCTCGACTGTCACGCCGTGCGCGAGGATGTAGTTGATGTCCTTGTCCAGCGCGTTGTCCGGCAGGCGGTAGTTGGGGATGCCGTAACGAAGCATCCCGCCGAGCCGGTCCTTGGCCTCATAGATGGTGACTTGGAAGCCCCGCTGCGCGAGATCGAACGCGGCGGTAAGCCCTGCAGGGCCGCTGCCGACGATGGCGATGCTCTCCGGACGCGGCCGATCGGGACGAGCTGCCGGGTACGAGCCGAAATCGGCGGCCGCGCGCTTGAGCGACGCGATCGCCAGCGGGTCGTCGACGTTGCAGCGTCGACAGCCGTCCTCGCACGGGCGCACGCAGATGCGACCGCACACACTGGGAAGCGGGTTGCGATCGAGCACGATCTGGAGCGCCTCGGTATAGCGGCCCTCGGCGATCATCGTGAGATAGCCGGGCACGTCGATATGTATGGGGCACTTCGAACGGCAGGGCGGAAAGAGCCGGAGGGGCTCCGGGCCGATGTCGAAGTACTCGCTTGCGGGCAGGGGGCTCATGGCCGCTGTTCCGTCGTCGTTCGTCTAGCCGGCTCGGCGCTTGAGGAACGCGGGGATATCGGCGGCCTCGTACGGTCCGACCGTCACGCTCCAGCCGTCGAGCTCCTCGAGCAGCTCGCCGCTGATCTGCGCGACGGCGCCGGGGATGATGACCTCGCGATGCGAGATCTGCTCGGTGATGCCGGACTCCTTGATGAACTTCGCGATGCGCTCGGGCACGAACTTACCCGCTGCCCATGCCGTCAGCACCGACAGGCCCTCGGACTCCAC from Coriobacteriia bacterium harbors:
- a CDS encoding FAD-dependent oxidoreductase; its protein translation is MSPLPASEYFDIGPEPLRLFPPCRSKCPIHIDVPGYLTMIAEGRYTEALQIVLDRNPLPSVCGRICVRPCEDGCRRCNVDDPLAIASLKRAAADFGSYPAARPDRPRPESIAIVGSGPAGLTAAFDLAQRGFQVTIYEAKDRLGGMLRYGIPNYRLPDNALDKDINYILAHGVTVETGVKVGTDITLDELRAKHTAVVLSAGLQGSRPLPIPGADQPRVLSALPFLEAAANGEKPEIGERVVVVGGGNVAMDVARTARRLGAKHVDVSCLESEAEMPASEEEVHEARQEGISLHCSWGPVEVALHEDGVCGLDVKRCVSVFDAEKRFSPVFDDADIKRFDADTVIFATGQFADVRDIGVELSPRGGIIADAESCATNLSGVYAAGDVVTGPSRVVDAISAGHRVAMCIVRDLTNDARPLAALDEESRVLGSVPQSMMSKLETRRRVQMEKLEFYEAVDTFDEIEMGYTEYEAAREAQRCLGCTTGARLTREKCASCLTCLRVCPHNAPGVKIGGFLYFDAETCHACGACVSQCPAQAISLEGHSDAEMMLRVERLMNDPGLDTTLAFACGCTPNLPDIPGDDVRTLTVTCHLRIAETTALKALQSGASRIAFVGCVESNCRFPHARKLVAQRVERIQDKLRQLEMSKSLYVPAERTEDEDVHLR